From Sphingomonas sp., the proteins below share one genomic window:
- a CDS encoding acetyl-CoA hydrolase/transferase family protein: MSRIAHPGLAAKVTTANHAASFIADGMTVGMSGFTGSGYPKAVPIALAAQIEAEHAAGKPMRLKVWTGASTGPELDGALARVDGIAARLPYNSDPIAREKINAGEMDYVDLHLSQVAPLAWEGFLGQLDVAVIEVAGIREDGSLIPSSSVGNNKTWLDVAKRVILEVNSWQNPALEGMHDIYYGTALPPNRVPIPLTAPDQRIGQPTLRCDPHKVIAVVETNAPDRNLPFAAPDASAIAIAQHLIEFFRHEVGKGRLPPSLLPLQSGVGNIANAVLTGLLTAPFENLTAYTEVLQDGMLDLLAAGKLRMASCTAFSLSPGAAERLNQDLDHFRDRILLRSQEISNHPEVVRRLGCLAMNGMIEADIYGNVNSTHIMGSRIQNGIGGSGDFARNAYISIFMSPSTAKGGSISSIVPHVSHVDHIAQDVQIVVTEQGLADLRGLAPRKRAEQVIERCAHPTYKPMLRDYYERALAGSYGKQTPMLPGEALAWHQRFLDTGSMR; encoded by the coding sequence ATGTCGCGTATCGCCCATCCCGGACTTGCCGCCAAGGTCACCACCGCCAACCACGCCGCCTCGTTCATCGCCGATGGCATGACGGTGGGGATGAGCGGCTTCACCGGCTCCGGTTATCCCAAGGCGGTGCCGATCGCGCTCGCCGCGCAGATCGAGGCGGAGCACGCCGCCGGCAAGCCGATGCGGCTCAAGGTATGGACCGGCGCCTCGACCGGCCCGGAACTGGACGGCGCGCTCGCCCGCGTCGACGGCATCGCCGCCCGGCTGCCCTACAATTCGGACCCGATCGCCCGCGAGAAGATCAACGCCGGCGAGATGGACTATGTCGACCTCCATCTCAGCCAGGTCGCACCGCTCGCCTGGGAGGGGTTCCTCGGACAGCTCGACGTCGCGGTGATCGAGGTTGCCGGCATCCGCGAAGACGGATCGCTGATCCCCTCCTCCTCGGTGGGCAATAACAAGACCTGGCTCGATGTCGCCAAGCGCGTGATCCTGGAGGTCAACAGCTGGCAGAACCCCGCGCTGGAGGGGATGCACGACATCTATTACGGCACCGCGCTGCCGCCCAACCGCGTGCCGATCCCGCTCACCGCGCCCGACCAGCGCATCGGCCAGCCGACGCTGCGCTGCGATCCGCACAAGGTGATCGCGGTGGTCGAGACCAACGCCCCCGATCGCAACCTGCCCTTCGCTGCACCCGATGCCAGCGCGATCGCCATCGCCCAGCATCTGATCGAGTTCTTCCGCCACGAAGTCGGCAAGGGCCGCCTGCCGCCCTCGCTGCTGCCGCTGCAATCGGGAGTGGGCAACATCGCCAATGCGGTGCTCACAGGCCTCCTGACCGCGCCGTTCGAGAACCTCACGGCCTATACCGAGGTGCTGCAGGACGGGATGCTCGACCTGCTGGCGGCGGGCAAGCTGCGCATGGCAAGCTGCACCGCCTTCTCGCTGAGCCCCGGCGCTGCCGAGCGACTCAATCAGGATCTCGACCATTTCCGCGATCGCATCCTGCTGCGCTCGCAGGAGATCAGCAACCATCCCGAGGTGGTGCGGCGGCTCGGCTGCCTGGCGATGAACGGGATGATCGAGGCCGATATCTACGGCAACGTCAACTCCACCCACATCATGGGCTCGCGCATCCAGAACGGCATCGGCGGATCGGGCGACTTCGCGCGCAACGCCTATATTTCGATCTTCATGTCGCCCTCCACCGCCAAGGGCGGGTCGATCTCGTCGATCGTGCCGCACGTCTCCCACGTTGATCACATCGCGCAGGACGTACAGATCGTGGTGACCGAACAGGGCCTGGCCGATCTTCGCGGGCTGGCGCCGCGCAAGCGCGCCGAGCAGGTGATCGAGCGCTGCGCCCATCCGACCTACAAGCCGATGCTGCGCGACTATTACGAGCGTGCGCTGGCCGGCAGCTATGGCAAGCAGACCCCGATGCTGCCGGGCGAAGCACTCGCCTGGCATCAGCGCTTCCTCGATACGGGATCGATGCGGTAG
- a CDS encoding GH92 family glycosyl hydrolase: MQGTFQRAALALAATSLLATPLAAQTGYEHADPLVGTGGEGHTFPGAVAPFGMVQLSPDTDTGCAIRECYGHAAGYRHGDPTIQGFSLTHFSGAGHSDLGDFLIAAVAGDTVPLEPGDPKKPGSAGYRSRFTHADEVARPGYYAVTLQDQGVRAEMTAGTRVAVERYAFPAGKAAHLVLDLRSSLYNYPGKILWSSVRVRPDGTITGARETRGWAPARKLFFAIRPSAPLKSHAFVDTEGKIPYRGFQGPGRGDDGVAQLQGRSIVARLDFGMLDRPLELRVALSSVDEDAALANLASEAGDFDAVHARTAAAWKQALGAIEAQGSDTALRNFYSAFYHTLMAPSVFSDADGRYRGPDDQVHQAEGFTFHSTFSLWDTFRAEHPLLLLVQPEARNRDIIQSLIASREDSPFGILPVWQFQGRETWTMIGYHAVPVIADAYLKGLRGFDGKAALDAMVASATYGPYGGLDWYQKLGYVPIDKEPEAASKTVEYAYDDWTIARMARAMGKDDLAATFEKRAGNWRNSFDVKTGFLRARKSDGTYRTPFDPTAINYGSDYTEGNAWQYSWFVPQDQAGLFRLMGGDAAVVRKLDAMFDFDNSKIDYSHAEDIAGLIGQYIHGNEPSHHVAYLYSYAGQPWRTQERLKQIVDSQYKPTPDGLAGNDDLGQMSAWLVFTMLGFYPVAPGSNQYVLGRPFLERATLTLPNGKHFTVTASGLSEVNRYVGSVTLNGRKLDRQYVTHEELMRGGELRFAMQGAPNRAVVPVAARPYSMPR, encoded by the coding sequence ATGCAGGGGACCTTTCAGCGCGCCGCGCTCGCACTCGCCGCCACGTCGCTTCTCGCGACGCCGCTCGCCGCCCAGACCGGCTATGAGCATGCCGATCCGCTGGTCGGCACCGGCGGAGAGGGGCACACCTTCCCTGGCGCGGTGGCGCCCTTCGGGATGGTCCAGCTGAGCCCCGACACCGATACCGGCTGCGCGATCCGCGAATGCTATGGCCATGCTGCCGGCTACCGGCATGGCGACCCGACCATTCAGGGCTTCTCGCTGACCCACTTTTCGGGCGCGGGCCATTCCGACCTCGGCGACTTCCTGATCGCAGCGGTGGCGGGCGACACCGTGCCGCTGGAGCCGGGTGACCCGAAGAAACCCGGCTCGGCGGGCTATCGCTCACGCTTCACCCATGCCGACGAGGTCGCGCGGCCGGGCTATTATGCGGTGACGCTGCAGGACCAGGGCGTCCGTGCCGAGATGACTGCGGGCACCCGGGTCGCGGTGGAACGCTATGCCTTCCCGGCTGGCAAGGCGGCGCACCTGGTGCTCGATCTGCGCAGCTCGCTGTACAATTATCCCGGCAAGATCCTCTGGTCCTCGGTGCGGGTGCGGCCCGACGGGACGATCACCGGCGCGCGCGAGACGCGCGGCTGGGCGCCGGCGCGCAAGCTGTTCTTCGCGATCCGCCCCTCGGCGCCGCTCAAGTCCCATGCCTTTGTCGATACCGAAGGCAAGATACCCTATCGCGGCTTTCAGGGGCCCGGCCGCGGCGATGACGGCGTCGCGCAGCTGCAGGGCCGCTCGATCGTGGCGCGGCTTGATTTCGGCATGCTCGACCGGCCGCTCGAACTCCGCGTTGCGCTATCCAGCGTCGACGAGGATGCGGCGCTCGCCAATCTAGCCAGCGAAGCTGGCGATTTCGATGCGGTCCATGCGCGCACCGCCGCCGCGTGGAAGCAGGCGCTTGGCGCGATCGAGGCGCAGGGCAGCGACACCGCGCTGCGCAACTTCTACTCGGCCTTCTACCACACGCTGATGGCGCCCAGCGTCTTCTCCGACGCCGATGGCCGCTATCGCGGGCCCGACGACCAGGTCCACCAGGCCGAGGGCTTCACCTTCCACTCCACCTTCTCGCTCTGGGATACCTTCCGCGCCGAGCACCCGCTGCTGCTGCTCGTCCAGCCCGAGGCGCGCAATCGCGACATCATCCAGTCGCTGATCGCCAGCCGCGAGGACAGCCCGTTCGGCATCCTGCCGGTCTGGCAGTTCCAGGGGCGCGAAACCTGGACGATGATCGGCTATCACGCCGTCCCGGTAATCGCCGACGCCTATCTCAAGGGGCTGCGCGGCTTCGACGGCAAGGCGGCGCTCGACGCGATGGTGGCGAGCGCAACCTACGGCCCCTATGGCGGGCTCGACTGGTACCAGAAGCTTGGCTACGTGCCGATCGACAAGGAGCCGGAAGCCGCCTCCAAGACCGTCGAATATGCCTATGACGACTGGACCATCGCCCGCATGGCGCGCGCGATGGGCAAGGACGATCTCGCCGCGACCTTCGAGAAGCGTGCGGGCAACTGGCGCAACAGCTTTGACGTGAAGACCGGCTTCCTGCGCGCGCGCAAGAGCGACGGGACGTACCGCACGCCCTTCGATCCCACCGCGATCAACTATGGCTCGGACTATACCGAGGGCAATGCCTGGCAATATTCGTGGTTCGTGCCGCAGGATCAGGCGGGGCTGTTCCGCCTGATGGGCGGCGACGCTGCGGTGGTCCGCAAGCTCGACGCGATGTTCGATTTCGACAATTCGAAGATCGACTATAGCCATGCCGAGGATATTGCGGGGCTGATCGGCCAGTATATCCACGGCAACGAGCCCAGCCACCATGTCGCCTATCTGTACAGCTATGCCGGCCAGCCTTGGCGGACGCAGGAGCGGCTGAAGCAGATCGTCGACAGCCAATACAAACCGACGCCGGATGGCCTGGCCGGCAATGACGATCTGGGCCAGATGTCGGCCTGGCTGGTGTTCACGATGCTGGGTTTCTACCCCGTCGCACCTGGGTCCAACCAATATGTGCTGGGCCGGCCGTTCCTGGAGCGGGCGACGCTGACGCTGCCGAACGGCAAGCACTTTACGGTGACGGCGTCCGGTCTGTCGGAGGTGAACCGCTATGTCGGCAGCGTGACGCTGAATGGCCGCAAGCTGGACCGGCAATATGTGACGCACGAGGAGCTGATGCGCGGCGGCGAGCTGCGTTTCGCGATGCAGGGGGCGCCGAACCGGGCGGTGGTGCCGGTGGCGGCGCGGCCCTATTCGATGCCGCGGTGA
- a CDS encoding GGDEF domain-containing protein, translated as MAAGSAPPIDVDPLEQSIRRRVVLATIAILLMIAAHIVGPLVRTEGSKAVDLLTEFGSAITALFLLLLGTPKILRALRERREDAAIAHAERMQVNHLFRMTELLQSANGYGDANAVLGSTIDSLLQGFGGALYVFNNSRDRLELSATWNWPETDTLRPMLMPSQCWALKRGKAHLNADTQGALRCDHHIGAATVLELPMTAHGEIRGMLKIGTALPDAAAQLARIQPIATAIADAMSLAISNIALRETLRTQALRDPLTGLYNRRYMEDALTRLSALAERTGTPLSAIMIDLDHFKKLNDAFGHAVGDTVLREAAAQIVGALRVSDVACRYGGEELLVILPECSLTEAKTKAEVLRERIEALSSVQGATISASLGVASLPENTRTIADLLPMADAAMYQAKEAGRNRVVAAPAQESPMLPLAAE; from the coding sequence GTGGCTGCAGGCAGTGCACCTCCCATCGACGTCGACCCGCTGGAGCAATCGATCCGGCGGCGGGTGGTGCTGGCCACGATCGCCATCCTGCTGATGATCGCCGCGCATATTGTGGGGCCGCTGGTTCGTACCGAGGGGTCGAAGGCGGTGGATCTGCTGACCGAGTTCGGCAGCGCCATCACCGCGCTGTTCCTGCTGCTGCTCGGCACGCCCAAGATCCTGCGCGCACTTCGCGAACGGCGCGAAGATGCCGCCATCGCCCATGCGGAGCGGATGCAGGTCAACCACCTCTTCCGCATGACCGAACTGCTGCAGAGCGCCAATGGCTATGGCGATGCCAATGCGGTGCTGGGATCGACGATCGATTCGCTGCTCCAGGGCTTTGGCGGCGCGCTGTACGTCTTCAACAACTCGCGCGACCGGCTGGAGCTTTCCGCCACCTGGAACTGGCCGGAAACCGACACACTACGGCCGATGCTGATGCCCTCGCAATGCTGGGCGCTGAAACGCGGCAAGGCGCATCTCAACGCCGACACGCAAGGTGCCCTGCGCTGCGATCACCATATCGGCGCGGCGACGGTGCTTGAACTGCCGATGACCGCGCATGGCGAGATCCGCGGCATGCTGAAGATCGGCACCGCCCTTCCCGACGCCGCAGCACAGCTTGCGCGCATCCAGCCCATCGCCACCGCCATCGCCGACGCCATGTCGCTCGCGATCTCGAACATCGCCTTGCGCGAAACGCTGCGAACCCAGGCGCTGCGAGACCCGCTGACCGGCTTGTACAACCGGCGCTATATGGAAGATGCGCTGACCCGATTGTCCGCGCTTGCCGAACGCACCGGCACCCCCCTTTCCGCGATCATGATCGATCTCGATCACTTCAAGAAGCTCAACGACGCATTCGGGCATGCCGTCGGGGACACAGTGCTGCGTGAGGCGGCGGCGCAGATCGTGGGGGCGCTTCGCGTATCCGATGTCGCGTGTCGCTATGGCGGCGAGGAACTGCTGGTGATCCTGCCCGAATGTAGCTTGACCGAAGCCAAGACCAAGGCGGAGGTGCTCCGCGAGCGTATCGAAGCGCTGTCGAGCGTGCAGGGCGCGACGATCTCCGCCTCGTTGGGCGTCGCCTCCCTGCCCGAGAACACGCGCACGATTGCCGACCTGCTGCCGATGGCCGACGCTGCGATGTATCAGGCCAAGGAGGCCGGACGAAACCGCGTCGTCGCGGCGCCTGCACAGGAATCGCCAATGCTGCCGCTCGCGGCGGAGTGA
- the murA gene encoding UDP-N-acetylglucosamine 1-carboxyvinyltransferase, protein MDRILIRGGNRLAGKIAISGAKNAALTLMPCALLTDEPLTLRNLPRLADVDSFGHLLNELGASTSVEGTRPNEFGRVLSVRASRLTSTVAPYDIVRKMRASILVLGPLLAREGEATVSLPGGCAIGNRPIDLHLKALEAMGAEIEISAGYVKATAPGGRISGGRFRFPVVSVGATENALMAASTARGTTVLENAAREPEIVDLCNLLVAMGAVIRGIGTETLEIDGRDRLHGATYAVMPDRIEAGSYACAAAITGGDVELVGASAEDMRATLDALVEAGITVEETANSVRIAAENGIHPLTLNTAPFPGFATDMQAQFMAMLCKADGASTLTETIFENRYMHVPELARMGADIEVHGRTAIVRGVNKLTGAPVMATDLRASMSLILAGLAAEGETQVNRVYHLDRGYERLEEKLQAVGADIERVGDG, encoded by the coding sequence ATGGACCGTATCCTCATCCGTGGCGGCAACCGACTTGCCGGCAAGATCGCGATTTCCGGGGCGAAGAACGCCGCCCTTACTCTGATGCCGTGCGCGCTGCTCACCGACGAGCCGCTCACGCTGCGCAACCTGCCACGTCTAGCAGATGTCGACAGCTTCGGACATCTACTGAATGAACTGGGCGCCTCCACGTCGGTAGAGGGCACGCGCCCGAACGAGTTCGGCCGGGTGCTCTCGGTGCGCGCCAGCCGGCTGACCTCGACGGTCGCCCCTTATGATATCGTCCGCAAGATGCGCGCCTCGATCCTGGTGCTGGGCCCTCTGCTCGCGCGCGAGGGCGAGGCGACGGTGTCGCTGCCCGGCGGCTGCGCGATCGGCAACCGCCCGATCGACCTTCACCTCAAAGCCCTTGAAGCGATGGGCGCCGAGATCGAGATCAGCGCCGGCTATGTGAAGGCGACTGCGCCCGGCGGCCGCATTTCGGGCGGGCGCTTCCGCTTCCCCGTCGTCTCGGTGGGTGCGACCGAGAATGCGCTGATGGCGGCGTCGACCGCGCGCGGCACTACGGTGTTGGAGAATGCGGCGCGCGAGCCCGAGATCGTCGACCTGTGCAACCTGCTGGTCGCGATGGGCGCGGTAATCCGCGGCATCGGCACCGAGACGCTGGAGATCGATGGCCGCGATAGGCTGCACGGCGCCACCTATGCGGTGATGCCCGATCGGATCGAAGCGGGCAGCTATGCCTGCGCCGCGGCGATCACCGGCGGCGATGTTGAGCTGGTCGGCGCCTCGGCCGAGGACATGCGCGCGACGCTCGATGCGCTGGTCGAGGCCGGCATTACCGTGGAGGAAACCGCGAACAGCGTGCGCATTGCGGCCGAGAACGGTATCCACCCGCTCACGCTCAACACCGCGCCGTTCCCGGGCTTTGCCACGGATATGCAAGCACAGTTCATGGCGATGCTGTGCAAGGCGGATGGGGCGAGCACGCTCACCGAAACGATTTTTGAAAATCGCTACATGCACGTGCCCGAGCTGGCACGGATGGGCGCGGACATCGAGGTGCATGGCCGCACCGCGATCGTCCGCGGAGTGAATAAGCTCACCGGCGCCCCGGTGATGGCGACCGATCTGCGCGCCTCGATGAGCCTGATCCTCGCGGGCTTGGCGGCGGAAGGCGAGACCCAGGTCAACCGGGTCTACCATCTCGATCGCGGGTACGAGCGGCTGGAAGAGAAGCTGCAGGCGGTCGGCGCCGATATCGAGCGCGTCGGCGACGGCTAG
- the clpS gene encoding ATP-dependent Clp protease adapter ClpS produces the protein MAEDGDQDDRGNDNALGIATRTRTRTKKPTPYRVLMLNDDYTPMEFVVLVLQRFFRMNMEEATQVMLHVHQRGVGVCGVFSYEVAETKVSQVIDFARQNQHPLQCTLEKA, from the coding sequence ATGGCCGAGGACGGCGACCAGGACGACCGCGGCAACGACAACGCGCTCGGCATCGCCACGCGCACCCGGACCCGCACCAAGAAGCCGACGCCTTATCGGGTGCTGATGCTCAATGACGATTACACCCCGATGGAGTTCGTCGTGCTGGTGCTGCAGCGCTTCTTCCGGATGAACATGGAGGAAGCGACCCAGGTGATGCTCCACGTCCATCAGCGCGGCGTGGGCGTGTGCGGGGTGTTCAGCTACGAGGTCGCCGAAACCAAGGTTTCGCAGGTGATCGACTTCGCCCGGCAGAACCAGCACCCGCTCCAGTGCACGCTGGAGAAGGCGTAG
- a CDS encoding Crp/Fnr family transcriptional regulator: MSEFIHLTPKEREALDALELRQRHVRRGAILQRENEPCGELFILRKGLMMSYVLLDDGSRQILRFLFPGDMLGISSAIYHEAPETLCALSDAVVCPFDRATLSGIMQEHPRLAAMILVYSQIERVALTDRLAALGRTSAKARVAALLLDLRNRLRATDKSIDRTFPLGLTQEEIGDATGLTAVHVNRMLRQLEEEGMIAREGGRVTLLDRGALAGAANYVNRYEGLDLRWLPPAR, encoded by the coding sequence TTGAGCGAATTCATCCACCTCACGCCCAAGGAGCGCGAGGCGCTGGATGCGCTTGAGCTGCGCCAGCGCCACGTGCGCCGCGGCGCAATTTTACAGCGCGAGAACGAACCTTGCGGGGAGTTGTTCATACTCCGCAAGGGACTGATGATGAGCTATGTGCTGCTCGACGACGGCAGCCGGCAGATTCTCCGATTCTTGTTCCCGGGCGACATGCTCGGCATCTCGTCGGCAATTTATCACGAAGCGCCGGAGACATTGTGCGCGCTATCCGACGCCGTGGTGTGCCCCTTTGACCGCGCGACGCTGTCCGGCATCATGCAGGAACACCCCCGCCTGGCAGCGATGATCCTGGTCTACAGCCAGATCGAGCGCGTGGCGCTGACCGATCGGCTGGCGGCGCTCGGACGGACCAGCGCCAAGGCGCGGGTGGCGGCACTGCTGCTCGATCTGCGCAACCGGCTGCGCGCGACGGACAAGTCGATCGATCGCACCTTCCCGCTCGGCCTGACACAGGAGGAGATCGGCGACGCGACGGGGCTCACCGCGGTGCATGTCAACCGCATGCTCCGCCAGCTCGAAGAGGAGGGCATGATCGCGCGCGAGGGCGGTCGGGTGACACTGCTTGATCGCGGCGCGCTCGCGGGCGCGGCGAATTACGTCAATCGCTATGAAGGGCTCGACCTGCGCTGGCTGCCGCCGGCGCGGTGA